A stretch of Lysinibacillus agricola DNA encodes these proteins:
- a CDS encoding RluA family pseudouridine synthase: protein MTQVSYTIEEQQKGERIDKALSSVQSEWSRTQIGNWITEGVVKVNGETVKAKYKVRVGDIVEIDVPEAEPLDVIAENLDLDIVYEDADVLVVNKPKGMVVHPAPGHMTGTLVNGLMYHCQDLSGINGVMRPGIVHRIDKDTSGLLMVAKNDAAHESLVNQLVNKTVTRKYTALVHGHIAHDKGTIDAPIGRDQKDRQKQAVVDKGKHAVTHFQVIERFGDYTLLECRLETGRTHQIRVHMNYIGYPLVGDPKYGPKKTIDFGGQVLHAGILGFDHPTSGEYMEFEAPIPVDYEQLLNDLRNMH, encoded by the coding sequence ATGACGCAAGTATCATATACAATAGAAGAACAACAAAAGGGAGAGCGCATTGATAAGGCACTTTCGAGTGTGCAATCAGAATGGTCGCGTACACAAATTGGTAATTGGATTACTGAAGGTGTTGTCAAAGTAAATGGAGAGACTGTAAAGGCGAAGTATAAAGTAAGAGTGGGGGATATTGTAGAAATTGATGTTCCTGAAGCAGAGCCTTTAGATGTCATTGCTGAAAACTTGGACCTTGATATTGTTTATGAGGATGCAGATGTCCTTGTTGTGAATAAACCAAAAGGCATGGTCGTACACCCAGCACCTGGACATATGACAGGTACGCTAGTAAACGGCTTAATGTATCATTGTCAAGATTTATCAGGCATTAATGGCGTTATGCGTCCGGGAATTGTGCATCGTATTGATAAGGATACATCAGGATTATTGATGGTTGCTAAAAATGATGCAGCTCATGAATCGTTAGTGAATCAGTTAGTCAATAAAACAGTGACACGAAAATATACTGCGCTAGTACACGGGCATATTGCACATGATAAAGGCACAATTGATGCACCGATTGGACGCGACCAAAAAGATCGTCAAAAACAAGCAGTTGTCGATAAAGGTAAACATGCAGTAACTCACTTCCAAGTTATCGAACGCTTTGGCGACTATACACTATTGGAATGTCGTTTAGAAACAGGACGAACTCATCAAATTCGCGTGCATATGAATTATATTGGATACCCACTTGTTGGCGATCCAAAATATGGACCAAAAAAGACAATAGATTTTGGTGGACAAGTATTACATGCTGGAATTTTAGGATTCGATCACCCTACATCTGGCGAATATATGGAGTTCGAAGCACCAATTCCTGTTGATTATGAACAATTATTAAATGATTTACGAAATATGCATTGA
- the pyrR gene encoding bifunctional pyr operon transcriptional regulator/uracil phosphoribosyltransferase PyrR — MAQNELLDGQSMTRALTRIAHEIIERNKGIDECILVGIKTRGAFLAKRLAERIEKIEGKPIRTGELDITLYRDDLTTKHDNEQAHVEQVDIDDAVVNQKIILVDDVLYTGRTVRAALDAIMDLGRPGQIQLAVLIDRGHRELPIRADYVGKNVPTSGAERIVVNLQEVDGEDCVIIYKED; from the coding sequence ATGGCACAAAATGAGTTATTAGATGGCCAATCTATGACAAGAGCGTTAACACGCATTGCACATGAAATTATTGAACGCAATAAAGGAATCGATGAATGTATTCTAGTTGGCATTAAAACACGAGGTGCATTTCTCGCAAAACGCCTAGCAGAACGAATTGAAAAAATTGAAGGCAAACCAATCCGTACAGGGGAGCTAGACATCACCCTCTATCGAGATGATTTAACAACAAAGCATGATAATGAACAGGCACATGTTGAGCAAGTAGATATTGATGATGCGGTCGTCAATCAAAAAATTATTTTAGTCGATGATGTACTATACACAGGACGGACAGTACGCGCAGCACTTGATGCAATAATGGATTTAGGGCGACCTGGACAAATTCAACTTGCAGTCCTTATCGACAGAGGCCATAGAGAGCTTCCAATAAGAGCTGATTATGTTGGTAAAAATGTACCGACATCAGGAGCAGAGCGAATTGTCGTAAATTTACAAGAGGTAGACGGAGAAGATTGCGTCATTATCTATAAAGAAGACTAA
- a CDS encoding solute carrier family 23 protein, with the protein MSNAVLDINDKPTPVQLLTLSFQHMFAMFGSTILVPQLVGLSPAIALLTSGIATLVFLLVTQFKVPAYLGSSFAFISPILIAANGLDANKASVNPGNAMIGALAVGLVYGIVSLIIWKTGYKWLMRLLPPIVVAPVIIVIGLGLSGTAVNMAMNINVEQLNEATGVVETVSQYSGLHFSAALVTLLAAIIFTVYFKNILSAMPILMGLIVGYIYSVFIGIVDFTPVKEASFFALPDFLIPGVDYEFNITAKILLAMVPIVIVTISEHIGHQLVLGKVVNRNYVKDPGLHRSILGDGLGTLLSALIGGPPKTTYGENIGVLAITRVYSVYVIMGAAVIAIVVSFFGKAMAFISTIPTAVLGGISILLFGIIASSGLRMLVENNVDFGNNRNMVIASVILVVGIGGAALRFSNSFAIEGMALAAIIGVILNLVLPGRDKEVAEYD; encoded by the coding sequence ATGTCAAATGCTGTATTAGATATTAACGATAAACCGACCCCAGTCCAACTACTGACATTAAGTTTCCAACACATGTTTGCTATGTTTGGGTCAACGATCTTAGTTCCTCAGCTGGTAGGGCTTAGTCCAGCAATTGCCCTTTTAACGAGTGGGATTGCTACACTTGTTTTCTTATTAGTGACACAGTTTAAAGTGCCGGCCTATCTAGGTTCATCATTTGCTTTCATCTCACCAATTTTAATCGCAGCGAATGGATTGGATGCAAATAAAGCTAGTGTGAATCCCGGGAATGCTATGATTGGGGCACTAGCGGTCGGTCTAGTTTACGGAATTGTGTCTTTAATCATTTGGAAGACGGGCTATAAGTGGTTAATGCGTTTGCTACCACCAATTGTTGTCGCACCCGTTATTATCGTAATTGGTTTAGGATTGTCAGGTACAGCAGTAAATATGGCAATGAATATAAATGTAGAACAGCTCAATGAGGCAACTGGAGTTGTTGAAACAGTATCTCAATACAGTGGATTACACTTTTCAGCAGCTTTAGTCACGTTATTAGCAGCGATTATTTTCACGGTATACTTTAAAAATATTTTAAGTGCTATGCCTATTCTGATGGGTCTAATTGTTGGGTATATCTATTCAGTATTTATCGGAATTGTTGATTTCACTCCAGTAAAAGAAGCATCATTTTTCGCTTTACCGGATTTTTTGATTCCAGGTGTGGACTATGAATTCAATATTACAGCTAAAATTTTACTTGCAATGGTACCAATCGTCATCGTAACGATTTCAGAACATATTGGTCACCAATTAGTTTTGGGGAAAGTAGTAAATCGAAATTATGTAAAAGATCCAGGCCTTCATCGCTCCATTTTAGGGGATGGTTTAGGGACGTTACTGAGTGCTTTGATTGGCGGGCCGCCTAAAACAACATACGGTGAAAATATAGGTGTGTTAGCAATCACACGTGTCTATTCCGTGTATGTTATCATGGGAGCAGCAGTCATTGCGATTGTCGTATCATTCTTTGGGAAAGCAATGGCATTCATTTCAACAATACCGACCGCAGTTCTTGGTGGTATTTCAATCTTATTATTTGGTATTATCGCGTCTAGTGGTTTACGTATGCTAGTTGAAAATAACGTAGACTTTGGAAATAATCGAAACATGGTTATTGCATCTGTAATCTTAGTAGTAGGGATAGGCGGTGCTGCGCTTCGATTCTCTAATTCATTTGCCATTGAAGGTATGGCATTAGCAGCAATTATAGGTGTCATTTTAAACTTAGTATTACCAGGAAGAGATAAAGAAGTTGCAGAATATGATTAA
- a CDS encoding aspartate carbamoyltransferase catalytic subunit: MKNLLSMEHLTTEEINNILNRAQAFENGEASSLSRAYNVANLFFEPSTRTKTSFEMAERKIGCTVIPFDAGFSSVTKGETMYDTVKTLEMIGMDAVVIRAKEDEYYNELLEGIDVAIINAGDGAGQHPSQSLLDLYTIKKEFGSFEGLNVTIAGDISHSRVAKSNALALQRLGANVHFLCPEEWAGGFEAHHSWDDLIEISDVIMLLRVQHERHKVNKSFSKESYHEEYGLTIEREKQMKEKAIIMHPAPVNRDVEIASELVECERSRIFEQVRNGVYTRMAIVETIFKGRE, from the coding sequence ATGAAGAACTTATTATCGATGGAACATTTAACAACTGAAGAGATTAATAACATCCTAAATCGTGCGCAAGCTTTTGAAAATGGTGAAGCATCATCGTTATCTCGAGCCTACAACGTAGCAAACTTATTTTTTGAGCCGAGTACACGTACGAAAACGAGCTTTGAAATGGCAGAGCGTAAAATCGGCTGTACCGTTATCCCGTTTGATGCTGGCTTTTCGAGCGTGACAAAAGGTGAAACGATGTACGATACGGTAAAGACATTAGAAATGATTGGCATGGATGCGGTAGTTATCCGAGCAAAAGAAGATGAGTATTACAATGAACTACTTGAAGGTATCGATGTGGCAATCATTAACGCAGGTGACGGTGCTGGCCAGCATCCATCACAATCATTACTGGATCTTTATACAATAAAAAAAGAGTTTGGTTCTTTTGAAGGGTTGAATGTGACAATCGCTGGCGATATATCCCATAGCCGTGTAGCGAAATCGAATGCATTAGCATTACAGCGCTTGGGGGCAAATGTGCATTTCCTTTGTCCAGAAGAGTGGGCAGGCGGTTTCGAAGCGCATCATTCTTGGGATGATTTAATCGAAATAAGTGATGTCATCATGTTACTTCGTGTGCAGCATGAGCGTCATAAGGTTAATAAAAGCTTCTCAAAAGAGAGCTATCATGAAGAGTACGGTTTAACAATTGAACGTGAGAAACAAATGAAGGAAAAGGCAATTATTATGCATCCTGCACCGGTCAATCGCGATGTAGAGATTGCTTCTGAGCTAGTAGAGTGTGAGCGTTCTCGAATTTTCGAGCAGGTTCGAAATGGTGTATATACACGGATGGCTATAGTCGAAACAATTTTTAAAGGGAGAGAATAA
- a CDS encoding dihydroorotase, whose amino-acid sequence MTKVLHNVQMVNEQGELQTVNIAMADGKITAIGQNVNVAGAEMIEGNGLVVAPGFVDVHTHLREPGFEHKETIATGSASAAKGGFTTICAMPNTKPVPDSVENMQLINGLIKESAVIRVLPYGSLTKDISGEVRTSIEELKAHGAVAFSDDGVGIQLAATMYEQMKDAAQHDVVVVAHCEDNSLIYDGVMHEGKRNQELGLPGIPSICESVQIARDVLLAEAAGARYHVCHVSTKESVRAVRDAKAAGIRVTAEVCPHHLLLEEMDIPSDDANWKMNPPLRGADDKDSLHAAMMDGTIDCIATDHAPHTVEEKCCGMVGAPFGIVGFETAFPLLYTQFVETGKWTLKQLIDWMSVKAAQIFDLPYGTLEVGSSADMILIDLQKEQTIDAEGFVSKGRNTPFNGWVAKGWPVLTIFEGNIVYQEAE is encoded by the coding sequence ATGACAAAAGTTCTTCACAATGTACAAATGGTAAATGAACAAGGCGAGCTACAAACAGTCAATATCGCTATGGCAGATGGCAAAATTACTGCAATAGGACAAAACGTAAATGTAGCAGGCGCAGAAATGATCGAAGGAAATGGTTTAGTTGTTGCACCAGGCTTTGTTGATGTACACACACATTTACGTGAACCAGGCTTTGAACATAAAGAAACAATTGCTACCGGTTCAGCATCAGCAGCAAAAGGTGGCTTCACAACAATTTGTGCGATGCCAAATACAAAACCAGTGCCAGATTCAGTAGAAAACATGCAGTTGATTAACGGTCTAATTAAAGAAAGTGCTGTTATTCGAGTACTTCCATACGGCTCATTAACAAAGGACATCTCAGGAGAGGTTCGCACAAGTATTGAAGAATTAAAAGCACATGGAGCTGTCGCATTTTCTGATGATGGTGTTGGGATCCAGCTTGCAGCAACAATGTATGAGCAAATGAAGGATGCAGCACAGCACGATGTGGTAGTTGTAGCACATTGTGAAGACAACTCATTAATTTACGACGGTGTGATGCATGAAGGAAAGCGTAATCAAGAGCTTGGTTTACCAGGTATTCCATCGATTTGTGAATCCGTTCAAATTGCGCGAGATGTTCTACTGGCAGAAGCAGCTGGAGCACGCTACCACGTATGCCACGTATCAACGAAGGAATCTGTACGTGCAGTACGTGACGCTAAGGCAGCGGGTATTCGTGTCACTGCAGAAGTTTGCCCACATCATTTATTACTTGAAGAAATGGATATCCCATCAGATGATGCAAACTGGAAAATGAATCCTCCGTTACGTGGTGCAGATGATAAAGACTCACTTCACGCAGCTATGATGGATGGCACAATCGATTGCATCGCTACAGATCATGCTCCACATACAGTAGAAGAAAAATGCTGTGGTATGGTTGGCGCACCGTTTGGCATTGTAGGCTTTGAAACAGCCTTCCCACTGCTTTACACACAGTTTGTGGAAACAGGGAAATGGACGTTAAAACAGTTGATTGACTGGATGTCTGTAAAGGCAGCACAAATTTTTGATCTACCATATGGCACATTAGAAGTTGGATCTTCAGCAGATATGATTTTAATAGATTTACAGAAAGAACAAACAATTGATGCAGAAGGCTTTGTATCTAAAGGACGCAATACACCATTCAATGGGTGGGTTGCAAAAGGATGGCCAGTCCTTACAATTTTTGAAGGCAATATCGTATACCAGGAGGCAGAGTAA
- a CDS encoding carbamoyl phosphate synthase small subunit translates to MKKRLLILEDGTVFTGTAFGSERASQGEVVFTTGMTGYQETISDPSFYGQIVTLTYPLVGNYGINRDDFESITPAIRGFVVRELAKTPSNFRCDLTVDEYLTSKDIPGIEGIDTRKLTRIIRSKGSVKAILTAADEEVNVDEIVAKLQATPAITHHVREVSPKAAYPSPGRGKRVVLIDYGMKHGILRELNKRDCDVLVVPYNTPAAEILAWHPDGIMLSNGPGNPEDVQEGIETVRNLIGKVPMFGICLGHQIFSLACGAKAFKLPFGHRGGNHPVKDLRTGRTDLTSQNHGYAIDIDSLKDTDLELTHIALNDSTCEGVRHKKYPIFTVQYHPEASPGPEDSNHLFDEFIEMMEVEAGKGKQHA, encoded by the coding sequence ATGAAAAAACGTTTACTTATTTTAGAAGATGGCACAGTATTTACAGGCACAGCGTTCGGTAGTGAGCGAGCTTCGCAAGGCGAGGTTGTATTCACAACAGGGATGACAGGTTATCAGGAAACGATTTCAGATCCTTCATTCTACGGACAAATCGTAACGTTAACTTACCCTTTAGTTGGTAATTATGGTATTAACCGTGATGATTTTGAATCGATCACTCCTGCTATTCGTGGCTTTGTAGTTCGTGAATTAGCAAAAACACCTTCAAACTTCCGCTGTGACTTAACAGTAGATGAGTACTTAACATCAAAGGATATCCCAGGGATTGAAGGAATCGATACACGAAAATTAACACGTATTATTCGCAGCAAAGGGTCAGTAAAGGCTATTTTAACAGCGGCTGATGAAGAAGTGAATGTGGATGAAATCGTGGCAAAATTACAGGCAACACCAGCGATTACACATCATGTACGTGAAGTATCACCGAAAGCAGCCTACCCATCACCAGGTCGTGGTAAACGTGTAGTATTAATAGACTACGGTATGAAGCACGGTATTCTTCGTGAGTTAAACAAACGTGATTGTGATGTGCTAGTTGTCCCTTACAATACTCCAGCAGCGGAAATTTTAGCGTGGCATCCAGATGGCATCATGCTGTCAAACGGCCCGGGTAACCCTGAAGATGTGCAAGAAGGTATTGAAACAGTTCGCAATTTAATAGGAAAAGTGCCGATGTTTGGTATTTGTTTAGGTCACCAAATCTTCTCACTAGCATGCGGTGCAAAGGCATTTAAACTACCATTCGGTCACCGTGGTGGTAACCATCCAGTAAAAGATTTACGCACTGGCCGTACAGACTTAACATCACAAAATCATGGTTATGCAATCGACATCGATTCATTAAAAGATACAGATTTAGAATTAACACATATCGCATTAAATGATAGTACTTGTGAAGGTGTACGTCATAAGAAATATCCAATCTTTACAGTGCAATATCACCCAGAAGCATCACCGGGTCCAGAGGATTCGAATCACCTATTTGATGAATTTATCGAAATGATGGAAGTAGAAGCAGGGAAGGGGAAACAACATGCCTAA
- the carB gene encoding carbamoyl-phosphate synthase large subunit → MPKRTDIETILVIGSGPIVIGQAAEFDYAGTQACLSLKEEGYRVILINSNPATIMTDTEIADKVYIEPITLEFVSRILRKERPDAILPTLGGQTGLNMAIELDKSGILDELDIEILGTKLEAIHKAEDRDLFRNLMYELGAPVPESDIIHNLDEAKNFVARIGYPVIVRPAFTLGGTGGGICYNDQDLEEIVTSGLKYSPVTQCLLEKSIAGYKEIEYEVMRDAADNAIVVCNMENVDPVGIHTGDSIVVAPTQTLSDRENQMLRNISLDIIRALKIEGGCNVQLALDPYSFNYYVIEVNPRVSRSSALASKATGYPIAKLAAKIAVGLTLDEIKNPVTGSTYACFEPALDYIVAKIPRWPFDKFESAKRNLGTQMKATGEVMALGRTFEEAMLKAVRSLETGQVHLELKHAEENSDSWIEKRIRKAGDERLFFIGEALRRGVTIEQIHDWSAIDLFFLNKFKNIVDMEQTLADHKNDKDVLRTAKRLGFADKKVAELWETTPEEVYAYRKENGIIPVYKMVDTCAAEFESETPYFYGTYEEENESIQSDKPSVVVLGSGPIRIGQGVEFDYATVHSVWAIQEAGYEAIIINSNPETVSTDFSISDKLYFEPLTIEDVMHIIDLEQPIGVVVQFGGQTAINLADKLVANGVKILGTTLEDIDRAENRDKFEQALRDLNIPQPLGQTAVSTEEALAISERLGFPVLVRPSYVLGGRAMEIVYNQEELKHYMENAVEASPDHPVLVDRYLTGQEIEVDAICDGENVLIPGIMEHIERAGVHSGDSISVYPPQKLTQAQKDTLVDYTTRLAKGLGIVGLMNIQYVISQGEVYVIEVNPRSSRTVPFLSKITNIPMANIATKAILGKSIVEQGYPTGLAAEQTGVFVKVPVFSFAKLRRVDITLGPEMKSTGEVMGKDATLEKALYKGLVAAGMEIRTEGTVLFTVSDKDKEEAIALAKRFSTVGYRIVATEGTAKAFEAAGVRTDVVGKIGAKGQTLIDLIQNGEAQLVVNTLTKGKQPARDGFRIRRESVENGVPCLTSLDTAEAMVRVIESMTFTAEQMPKAEVVH, encoded by the coding sequence ATGCCTAAACGTACAGATATTGAAACTATTTTAGTAATCGGATCAGGTCCAATCGTTATCGGACAAGCAGCAGAATTTGACTACGCAGGAACACAAGCTTGTCTTTCACTAAAAGAAGAAGGCTATCGCGTTATCTTAATAAACTCAAACCCTGCGACAATTATGACAGATACAGAAATTGCAGACAAAGTATATATTGAGCCAATCACACTTGAGTTTGTATCACGTATTTTACGTAAAGAGCGTCCAGATGCCATCCTACCAACACTTGGTGGTCAAACTGGTTTAAACATGGCCATTGAATTAGATAAATCAGGAATTCTTGATGAGCTTGATATTGAAATTCTTGGTACAAAATTAGAGGCGATCCATAAAGCAGAAGACCGTGACCTATTCCGTAATTTAATGTATGAGCTAGGTGCTCCAGTACCTGAATCAGATATTATCCATAACTTAGACGAAGCAAAAAACTTTGTAGCGAGAATTGGCTACCCAGTAATCGTTCGCCCTGCCTTCACACTTGGTGGTACAGGCGGCGGTATTTGCTACAACGATCAAGATCTAGAGGAAATTGTGACATCTGGTCTAAAATATTCTCCAGTAACACAATGTTTACTGGAAAAATCAATCGCTGGTTATAAAGAAATCGAATATGAAGTAATGCGTGATGCTGCTGACAACGCCATCGTTGTATGTAACATGGAAAACGTTGACCCAGTTGGTATTCATACAGGTGACTCCATTGTAGTGGCACCTACGCAAACACTTTCGGATCGTGAAAACCAAATGCTACGTAATATCTCTTTAGATATTATTCGTGCATTAAAAATTGAAGGTGGCTGTAACGTACAATTAGCCCTTGATCCATATAGCTTTAATTACTATGTGATCGAAGTAAATCCTCGTGTATCACGTTCATCAGCGTTAGCATCAAAAGCAACAGGCTATCCAATTGCAAAGCTAGCAGCAAAAATCGCAGTCGGTTTAACATTAGATGAAATCAAAAACCCTGTAACAGGTTCAACGTATGCTTGCTTCGAGCCAGCACTTGACTACATCGTGGCAAAAATTCCACGCTGGCCATTCGATAAATTCGAATCAGCAAAGCGAAATCTTGGTACACAAATGAAAGCGACTGGTGAAGTAATGGCACTTGGTCGTACATTTGAGGAAGCTATGCTAAAAGCAGTGCGCTCTCTTGAAACGGGTCAAGTTCACTTAGAGCTTAAACATGCAGAAGAAAACTCTGATTCTTGGATTGAAAAACGTATTCGCAAAGCAGGTGACGAGCGTCTATTCTTCATCGGTGAAGCACTTCGTCGCGGTGTAACAATTGAGCAAATCCATGACTGGTCTGCCATTGACTTATTCTTCTTAAATAAATTCAAAAACATCGTAGATATGGAGCAAACACTTGCTGACCATAAAAACGATAAAGATGTATTACGTACAGCAAAACGTCTAGGCTTTGCAGATAAAAAAGTTGCTGAGCTTTGGGAAACAACTCCAGAGGAAGTATATGCATATCGTAAAGAAAACGGCATTATCCCAGTGTATAAAATGGTCGATACATGTGCAGCGGAGTTTGAATCTGAAACACCGTACTTCTATGGCACGTATGAGGAAGAAAACGAATCAATTCAATCAGACAAGCCATCAGTTGTTGTACTTGGTTCCGGTCCAATCCGCATTGGTCAAGGGGTAGAATTCGACTACGCAACAGTACACTCAGTATGGGCAATTCAAGAAGCGGGCTACGAAGCGATTATTATTAACTCGAATCCAGAGACAGTATCCACTGACTTCTCGATTTCAGATAAGTTATACTTTGAGCCATTAACAATCGAAGACGTTATGCATATTATCGACCTTGAGCAACCAATTGGTGTAGTTGTACAATTCGGTGGTCAAACAGCTATTAATCTTGCTGATAAATTAGTTGCTAATGGCGTGAAGATCTTAGGTACAACACTTGAAGATATCGACCGTGCGGAAAACAGAGACAAATTCGAGCAAGCATTACGCGACTTGAACATTCCACAGCCACTAGGTCAAACAGCTGTATCAACGGAGGAAGCACTTGCTATTAGTGAACGTCTAGGCTTCCCTGTGCTAGTTCGTCCTTCATACGTACTAGGTGGACGTGCGATGGAAATTGTCTACAATCAAGAAGAATTAAAACACTACATGGAAAACGCAGTAGAAGCATCTCCTGATCATCCAGTATTAGTAGACCGCTACTTAACGGGTCAAGAAATTGAAGTAGATGCCATTTGTGACGGTGAAAATGTATTAATCCCAGGTATTATGGAGCATATCGAACGTGCAGGGGTTCACTCTGGTGACTCGATTTCTGTATACCCACCACAAAAATTAACACAAGCGCAAAAAGATACGTTAGTGGATTACACAACTCGCCTTGCAAAAGGTCTTGGCATCGTAGGCTTAATGAACATTCAATATGTTATTTCACAGGGCGAAGTATATGTCATCGAGGTTAACCCACGTTCATCTCGTACAGTACCGTTCTTAAGTAAAATTACAAACATTCCGATGGCGAATATTGCAACGAAAGCGATTCTTGGTAAATCAATCGTAGAACAAGGCTATCCAACAGGCTTAGCAGCTGAGCAAACAGGTGTCTTTGTTAAAGTACCAGTGTTCTCATTCGCTAAATTACGTCGTGTGGACATTACTTTAGGACCTGAAATGAAATCAACAGGTGAAGTAATGGGGAAAGATGCAACATTAGAAAAAGCACTTTACAAAGGCTTAGTTGCAGCAGGTATGGAAATTCGCACAGAAGGCACAGTATTGTTCACAGTGTCCGATAAAGATAAAGAGGAAGCAATTGCACTTGCAAAACGCTTCTCAACAGTAGGCTATCGTATTGTCGCTACTGAAGGTACAGCAAAAGCATTTGAAGCAGCAGGTGTACGCACAGATGTAGTTGGCAAAATCGGTGCAAAAGGTCAAACATTAATCGATTTAATTCAAAACGGTGAGGCACAGCTTGTTGTCAACACATTAACGAAAGGTAAGCAACCGGCACGTGATGGCTTCCGAATCCGTCGTGAGTCAGTTGAAAACGGCGTACCTTGCTTAACTTCATTAGACACAGCAGAAGCGATGGTCCGTGTTATTGAATCAATGACATTCACAGCAGAGCAAATGCCAAAAGCGGAGGTAGTACACTAA
- a CDS encoding dihydroorotate dehydrogenase electron transfer subunit, which yields MIRQEKMTVVSQKQIATNIFELTLRGELVQDMTPGQFVHVKVSDSMEPLLRRPISIANIDKDNNEFTMIYRAEGRGTKVLATNREGQLVNVLGPIGNGFPVEAVKEGGTALLVGGGIGVPPLHELSKQLNARGVKTIHVLGFQSEDVCFYEEEFSALGETHYVTVDGSKGTKGFVTNVLESRAPEFDVFYSCGPLPMLKALEGFYPEKEGYLSFEERMGCGIGACFACVCKTTDQVAKDYVKVCSDGPVFPKGTVAL from the coding sequence ATGATTCGTCAAGAGAAAATGACGGTCGTCTCTCAAAAGCAAATTGCGACAAACATTTTCGAATTGACACTTCGTGGAGAACTGGTTCAGGATATGACACCTGGCCAGTTTGTCCATGTAAAGGTGTCAGATTCAATGGAGCCGCTTTTACGTCGACCAATTAGTATTGCAAACATAGATAAAGACAACAATGAATTTACGATGATTTATCGTGCGGAAGGTCGCGGCACAAAGGTTTTAGCGACTAATCGTGAGGGGCAACTCGTCAATGTCCTAGGTCCAATCGGTAATGGGTTCCCTGTAGAAGCAGTTAAAGAGGGAGGCACAGCCCTACTAGTTGGTGGGGGAATCGGTGTACCACCATTACATGAGCTTTCCAAGCAATTGAACGCACGTGGTGTTAAAACAATTCATGTGCTAGGCTTTCAATCGGAAGATGTATGTTTTTATGAGGAAGAATTCAGTGCCCTTGGAGAAACACATTATGTAACGGTTGACGGCTCTAAAGGGACAAAAGGCTTTGTCACAAATGTTTTAGAGTCCCGAGCACCTGAATTCGATGTCTTTTATTCTTGCGGTCCGCTACCAATGTTAAAAGCACTTGAAGGCTTTTATCCAGAAAAAGAAGGTTATTTATCATTTGAAGAGCGTATGGGCTGTGGGATCGGTGCTTGTTTCGCATGCGTATGTAAAACAACAGATCAAGTAGCAAAAGACTATGTCAAAGTATGCTCTGACGGTCCAGTTTTCCCGAAAGGTACGGTGGCATTATGA